The following are encoded together in the Gemmatimonadaceae bacterium genome:
- the nadA gene encoding quinolinate synthase NadA, with product MPSSTAPQSSSLARDELIAELQAEIKEVARERNAVILAHNYERPEVQDVADFVGDSLGLSREAAKTSAKVIVFCGVHFMAETAAILSPSKTVLLPDLAAGCSLASTIDAEQLLAWKAEHPGAVVVSYVNTTAEVKAESDYCCTSGNAVEVVNSIAPDREILFLPDMFLGAHVRRLTKRENILVWMGECHVHAGIDPENIRLQRHLHPNAEFLVHPECGCSTSVLEAMSAGDIDAEGVQILSTEGMIKRPALSDADDFIVATEVGILHRLRRENPSKRFYAANERALCAYMKVTTLPKVLTALERLQHQITVPTEIADRARRAIERMVAIGGTAKQPLSPVPDGVDPGE from the coding sequence ATGCCTAGCTCCACCGCGCCTCAGTCCTCTTCGCTGGCCAGGGACGAGCTCATCGCGGAACTGCAAGCGGAGATCAAGGAGGTCGCACGCGAGCGAAACGCGGTCATTCTCGCGCATAACTACGAGCGGCCCGAAGTTCAGGATGTTGCCGACTTCGTTGGAGACTCGCTCGGCCTGTCTCGTGAAGCCGCGAAGACATCGGCCAAGGTGATCGTATTTTGCGGCGTGCATTTCATGGCCGAGACTGCGGCCATTCTGTCGCCCAGCAAGACTGTTCTTCTCCCCGATCTCGCGGCGGGCTGTTCCCTCGCGTCGACCATCGATGCGGAGCAGCTGCTCGCGTGGAAGGCTGAGCATCCCGGCGCCGTTGTGGTGTCGTACGTGAACACTACAGCCGAGGTCAAAGCCGAAAGCGATTATTGCTGTACTTCCGGCAACGCCGTGGAAGTCGTCAATTCAATCGCGCCGGATCGGGAGATTCTCTTTCTTCCCGACATGTTCCTCGGCGCGCACGTTCGCCGGCTGACGAAGCGGGAGAATATTCTCGTCTGGATGGGTGAGTGCCACGTGCACGCGGGTATCGATCCCGAGAACATTCGACTGCAGCGTCACCTGCACCCTAACGCGGAATTCCTCGTGCATCCCGAGTGTGGATGTTCGACAAGCGTGCTCGAGGCAATGTCCGCCGGCGACATCGATGCCGAGGGCGTGCAGATCCTCTCGACGGAAGGGATGATCAAGCGTCCTGCTCTATCCGACGCCGACGACTTCATCGTGGCGACCGAAGTCGGCATCCTGCACCGCCTGCGCCGAGAGAATCCAAGCAAGCGCTTCTACGCCGCGAACGAACGAGCGTTGTGCGCGTACATGAAGGTGACGACGCTTCCGAAAGTCCTAACGGCGCTGGAGCGTTTACAGCACCAAATCACCGTGCCTACCGAGATCGCCGATCGCGCACGTCGCGCTATCGAGCGAATGGTCGCTATCGGCGGCACCGCGAAACAGCCGCTCTCGCCAGTACCAGACGGCGTCGACCCGGGCGAGTGA
- a CDS encoding L-aspartate oxidase — protein MTDRLRTGVLVIGSGVAGLHTAWRAADQADVLLLTKRSLFDSATAYAQGGIAAALGAGDSPELHRRDTLAAGAALCDAAAVQILVEEGPARVRELQTAGADFDLDPTGDLKLGREAAHSKNRIVHAHGDQTGAEVARTLIDRVHESERVGVIEKARVLDLIVRGGECVGVRASIAGRPAEIIADVTVLATGGCGQVYRYTTNPVVATGDGFAIAHRAGARLADMEFVQFHPTALDTSENPLQLISEAVRGEGAILVNAAGERFMVKRHRLAELAPRDVVARAIFREQRQGKVHLDARKLGNGFTKRFPGIFAICMARGIDPRHDLIPVTPAAHYMMGGVVTDLSGRSTMKRLYAVGEVARTGVHGANRLASNSLLEGLVFAERVARDLSHVTPLKSEPPAGSWKVALLTDRGAAQVSADAVRALMWEHAAIARTAKGLRFALHSLATIEERLPVGATEEQNLVETSRLIIEAALQRKESRGGHYRSDFPKPQRSWQGRHIEQ, from the coding sequence ATGACTGACCGCCTGCGAACAGGTGTGCTCGTGATCGGAAGCGGTGTCGCCGGCTTGCATACTGCTTGGCGCGCCGCGGACCAAGCCGACGTCCTGCTTCTGACGAAGCGCTCGTTGTTCGACAGCGCGACGGCATACGCACAAGGCGGCATCGCTGCTGCATTGGGAGCCGGTGACTCGCCCGAATTGCACCGGCGGGACACGCTGGCCGCGGGCGCCGCGCTCTGCGACGCCGCAGCGGTTCAGATTCTCGTCGAGGAAGGACCAGCCCGCGTGCGCGAGCTGCAGACTGCAGGCGCAGACTTCGATCTCGACCCGACGGGCGACCTCAAGCTCGGTCGTGAGGCAGCGCACTCGAAGAATCGTATCGTCCACGCTCATGGCGATCAGACCGGCGCCGAGGTGGCGCGCACGCTGATCGACCGCGTGCACGAGAGCGAACGAGTCGGTGTCATCGAGAAGGCTCGCGTCCTCGATCTCATCGTGCGAGGTGGTGAGTGCGTCGGCGTGCGCGCGAGCATTGCCGGCCGGCCGGCGGAGATCATCGCGGACGTCACCGTTCTTGCCACTGGGGGATGCGGACAGGTGTACCGCTACACGACGAACCCCGTCGTTGCCACCGGTGATGGTTTCGCAATTGCTCATCGCGCCGGCGCACGCTTGGCGGACATGGAGTTCGTTCAATTCCATCCCACCGCGCTCGACACGTCAGAGAATCCGCTGCAATTGATCTCGGAAGCCGTGCGCGGCGAAGGAGCCATTCTCGTGAACGCGGCGGGCGAGCGATTCATGGTGAAGCGGCATCGCCTCGCGGAGCTCGCACCTCGCGACGTTGTCGCGCGCGCCATTTTTCGCGAGCAACGCCAGGGCAAGGTGCATCTCGATGCGCGAAAGCTCGGCAACGGGTTCACGAAGCGCTTTCCGGGGATCTTCGCCATCTGCATGGCACGCGGCATCGATCCGCGTCACGACCTCATCCCCGTCACGCCGGCTGCGCATTACATGATGGGCGGCGTCGTGACCGATCTCTCCGGACGCTCGACGATGAAACGCCTCTACGCCGTGGGAGAAGTGGCGCGCACCGGTGTACACGGGGCGAATCGGCTCGCGTCGAACTCGCTACTCGAAGGTCTCGTATTCGCCGAGCGCGTTGCGCGCGACCTGTCGCATGTAACGCCGCTCAAGAGCGAACCGCCGGCCGGGTCATGGAAAGTCGCACTCCTTACCGATCGAGGCGCGGCGCAGGTGAGTGCGGACGCGGTGCGAGCACTGATGTGGGAGCACGCGGCGATTGCGCGAACCGCCAAAGGGCTGCGCTTCGCACTCCACTCGCTCGCGACGATCGAGGAGCGATTGCCCGTTGGCGCGACCGAAGAGCAAAATCTCGTCGAGACGTCACGACTGATCATCGAGGCGGCGCTTCAGCGCAAGGAATCGCGCGGCGGCCACTACCGCTCCGACTTCCCCAAGCCACAGCGCTCCTGGCAGGGGCGTCACATCGAGCAGTAG
- a CDS encoding BMP family ABC transporter substrate-binding protein produces the protein MRKLLVLLAVLALVHVGLLLVHRKGAAAARTQSDVNVGIVFDVGGRGDKSFNDGAYVGGMRAERELGARVRFIEPGDGSDRESGLRLLAAEGMDLVIGVGFIFTDDITQLAKDYPRTNFAGIDFAVSTDNAGNPILPPPNVAALKFREEQGSFLVGALAALDSKTKKVGFVGGMDSPLIQKFEVGYRAGVKQVCPTCAVLVGYAGVTPEAFRNPGKGKELALSQYGQGADIIYHASGSTGLGVFEAARQTGHLAIGVDADQYAEAPGYVLTSMVKGVDEAVFDVVKLVKEHRFKGGIYQFGLAEHGVGYVYDAQNRALIPDSIRARVESLSAEIVAGRINVPSTR, from the coding sequence ATGCGGAAATTGTTGGTGTTGCTCGCCGTGCTGGCGCTCGTACATGTTGGTCTGCTCCTCGTGCATCGGAAGGGTGCTGCCGCGGCACGGACCCAGTCCGACGTAAACGTCGGCATCGTCTTCGATGTCGGCGGACGCGGCGACAAGTCGTTCAACGACGGCGCATACGTCGGCGGAATGCGTGCCGAACGCGAACTCGGAGCGCGCGTCCGATTTATCGAACCCGGCGACGGTTCTGACAGAGAGTCGGGGCTTCGTCTGCTCGCCGCGGAAGGCATGGATCTCGTTATCGGCGTCGGCTTCATCTTCACCGACGACATAACCCAACTCGCCAAGGACTATCCGCGCACGAACTTCGCGGGCATCGACTTCGCCGTCAGCACCGATAATGCGGGTAATCCCATTCTGCCGCCGCCTAACGTGGCAGCACTCAAGTTTCGCGAGGAGCAAGGCTCCTTTCTTGTCGGTGCACTCGCCGCGCTGGACAGCAAAACGAAGAAGGTGGGCTTCGTTGGCGGCATGGACTCTCCGTTGATTCAGAAATTCGAAGTCGGCTACCGAGCCGGGGTGAAGCAGGTCTGTCCGACGTGCGCGGTGCTCGTCGGTTACGCCGGCGTAACGCCGGAGGCCTTTCGCAATCCCGGCAAGGGAAAAGAGCTCGCGCTGAGCCAGTACGGACAGGGCGCGGACATCATCTATCACGCGTCGGGATCGACAGGGCTCGGCGTGTTCGAAGCCGCACGTCAGACGGGACATCTCGCAATTGGCGTCGACGCCGATCAGTACGCCGAGGCGCCGGGATACGTACTGACATCGATGGTGAAGGGTGTCGACGAGGCAGTATTCGACGTCGTCAAGCTCGTAAAGGAGCATCGCTTCAAGGGCGGCATCTATCAGTTCGGTCTTGCCGAACACGGCGTTGGCTATGTGTACGACGCGCAGAATCGCGCGCTCATACCCGATAGCATTCGCGCGAGAGTCGAATCGCTCAGCGCGGAGATCGTCGCCGGTCGGATCAACGTCCCGTCGACGAGATGA
- a CDS encoding ABC transporter ATP-binding protein — protein sequence MTPPLTAPAIRLTDIQKSFGPVQANRGASLEVARGEIHALVGENGAGKSTLMRVLSGMYSPDAGRMEVIDAGGALRDVTGWNTASAIAAGVGMVHQHFMLVPTLTVAENLILGAELTKDGVLRVLDRTRAANAVTELSHRTGLRVNAEQRVAELSVGEAQRVEILKALYRGARTLILDEPTAVLSPPEVAELWQVLRQMRERGETIVLITHKLDEVIRISDSVTVMRHGRTIAKLRTADTSPQEIAREMVGRDVVLATEMRRDATLAGESWADATPSASAPEHGTLGSDTSLPALEVRQLVVSNARRPAAVDEVSFSIAPGEILGIAGVEGNGQTELIEAIAGLRRTRSGSILLDHLDITEATVRARGDVGLSHIPEDRHARGLVLDYTIAENLILGQQHRFARGGYLNTLDGERIADNARKQITAFDIRPNDPSLRARALSGGNQQKVVVAREMGRDFRVLLAAQPTRGVDVGAIEFIHAQLRAARAAGKAILLVSADLSEILALSDRVAVMYGGRFVALLPRAQASEEVLGPYMTGAERAA from the coding sequence ATGACGCCGCCGTTGACTGCTCCGGCCATACGGCTCACCGACATCCAGAAATCGTTCGGCCCGGTACAGGCAAACCGGGGCGCGTCGCTCGAGGTCGCGCGGGGCGAGATCCACGCACTCGTCGGAGAGAACGGAGCCGGGAAATCGACTCTGATGCGCGTGTTGAGCGGTATGTATTCGCCAGACGCGGGTCGAATGGAAGTGATCGACGCGGGCGGCGCGCTGCGCGACGTCACCGGTTGGAACACTGCGTCCGCCATCGCAGCCGGCGTCGGCATGGTTCATCAGCATTTCATGCTCGTGCCGACGCTCACTGTCGCCGAGAACCTAATACTCGGAGCCGAGCTGACGAAGGACGGTGTACTCCGAGTCCTGGATCGCACCCGAGCGGCGAACGCGGTAACGGAGCTCAGCCATCGGACGGGACTTCGCGTGAACGCCGAGCAACGCGTCGCCGAACTTTCCGTCGGTGAGGCGCAGCGGGTCGAGATCCTCAAGGCGCTGTATCGTGGCGCACGCACTCTCATTCTCGATGAGCCGACGGCGGTGTTGTCCCCGCCGGAGGTTGCCGAGTTGTGGCAGGTGCTCCGTCAGATGCGCGAGCGCGGCGAGACGATCGTGCTCATCACGCACAAGCTCGACGAGGTCATTCGCATCTCGGACAGCGTCACCGTTATGCGGCACGGCCGGACGATCGCGAAATTGCGCACGGCTGACACGAGTCCACAGGAAATCGCGCGCGAGATGGTCGGACGCGACGTCGTCCTGGCGACGGAGATGCGGCGCGACGCCACGCTGGCCGGCGAATCCTGGGCCGATGCAACGCCATCGGCGTCGGCCCCGGAACACGGCACCTTAGGCTCCGACACCTCGCTGCCGGCGCTCGAGGTGCGCCAGCTCGTCGTCTCGAATGCGCGGCGGCCAGCCGCGGTAGACGAAGTGAGCTTTAGCATCGCTCCCGGCGAGATCCTTGGCATCGCTGGCGTCGAGGGAAATGGACAAACGGAGTTGATCGAGGCGATCGCCGGACTACGCCGGACACGGTCGGGGTCGATTCTCCTCGATCACCTCGACATCACCGAGGCCACCGTGCGCGCACGCGGCGACGTTGGACTCTCGCACATCCCCGAGGATCGCCACGCGCGCGGTCTTGTTCTGGATTACACGATTGCGGAAAATCTGATTCTCGGGCAGCAACATCGATTCGCGCGCGGCGGGTACCTCAATACGCTCGATGGCGAGCGGATCGCCGACAATGCGCGAAAACAGATCACCGCGTTCGATATCAGGCCTAACGACCCTTCGCTTCGCGCGCGCGCGTTATCGGGCGGCAATCAGCAGAAGGTCGTGGTCGCGCGGGAAATGGGTCGCGACTTCCGCGTCCTGTTGGCGGCGCAGCCGACACGCGGCGTCGACGTCGGCGCAATCGAGTTCATTCACGCGCAGCTCCGCGCGGCGCGGGCCGCGGGGAAAGCGATCCTGCTCGTATCGGCGGATCTCTCCGAGATTCTCGCGCTCTCGGATCGCGTCGCCGTGATGTACGGCGGCCGTTTCGTCGCCCTCTTACCTCGCGCGCAAGCGAGCGAAGAGGTTCTCGGCCCTTACATGACCGGTGCGGAACGCGCTGCATGA
- a CDS encoding ABC transporter permease → MTTTSPELSRDTAATAETSVPSRSASKLRIEEALLPSLVALLVAAIVGDVLILIFGQSPATVFKLLLEGTWGNSYGFGQVLYKATTLTFTGLSIAFALRAGLFNIGAESQLAAGGFVAATIGLLLPQGLPWIVTLPVYIAAAALGGGIVGGVAGELKARFGAHEVITTIMLNFIVLALLSYLTAAHLKVPETLHTEEVRSGAVPRLADFLPSFHGSAANVVLVLAVLACLGAWWYLFHTRRGFELRAVGLQPEAAEYGGVRPGAVWTRAMTISGAIAGIGGLNFVLGYKHYYEEGFAGGAGFLGIAVALVGGTHPLGVMLAALLFATISQGGLAVNAMVPKQFVEVLQAVVIIAVAVSVPEVRGLLRSQRRRD, encoded by the coding sequence ATGACGACGACGTCGCCAGAATTGTCGCGCGATACCGCCGCTACCGCGGAGACGTCGGTACCGTCACGTTCTGCGTCGAAGCTGAGAATCGAAGAGGCGCTGCTCCCGTCGCTCGTCGCGCTTCTCGTTGCGGCAATTGTCGGCGATGTTCTCATCCTGATCTTCGGCCAATCGCCTGCGACGGTGTTCAAGCTGCTCCTCGAGGGCACGTGGGGTAACAGTTATGGCTTCGGCCAGGTGTTGTACAAAGCAACGACACTCACCTTCACGGGTCTCTCGATCGCGTTCGCTTTACGTGCAGGATTGTTCAACATCGGCGCCGAGAGCCAGTTGGCGGCCGGAGGCTTCGTCGCCGCGACAATCGGGTTGTTGTTGCCGCAAGGCTTACCGTGGATCGTCACCTTACCGGTGTACATCGCCGCAGCCGCGTTAGGCGGCGGAATCGTCGGCGGAGTTGCGGGGGAGCTCAAAGCGCGGTTTGGCGCACATGAAGTGATCACGACGATCATGCTGAACTTCATCGTGCTCGCGTTGCTGAGCTATCTCACGGCGGCGCATCTCAAAGTGCCGGAGACGCTGCACACCGAGGAAGTTCGGAGTGGTGCGGTTCCGCGGCTCGCGGATTTTCTTCCATCGTTTCATGGCTCGGCGGCGAACGTCGTCCTGGTGCTCGCGGTGCTCGCCTGTCTTGGCGCGTGGTGGTATCTGTTTCATACGCGTCGCGGTTTCGAGCTGCGCGCGGTTGGGCTGCAGCCGGAAGCAGCGGAATACGGTGGCGTGCGTCCCGGCGCCGTGTGGACCCGCGCAATGACGATCTCCGGCGCGATCGCGGGTATCGGTGGCCTGAATTTCGTGCTTGGCTACAAGCACTACTACGAGGAGGGTTTTGCCGGCGGCGCAGGATTCCTCGGCATCGCCGTCGCGCTCGTCGGCGGGACGCACCCGTTAGGCGTCATGCTCGCCGCACTCCTGTTCGCGACAATCTCGCAAGGCGGTCTCGCCGTGAACGCAATGGTGCCGAAGCAGTTCGTGGAGGTCCTTCAGGCTGTCGTGATCATCGCGGTCGCAGTGTCCGTTCCCGAAGTGCGCGGCCTGCTTCGCTCTCAGCGCCGTCGCGACTAA
- a CDS encoding ABC transporter permease: MAALLFLAQTLRIAIPYLFAAAGGVVTERVGLIGLTLEGYMLGGAFAAALGSYYGHSAWLGVLAGIGGGAALALLYGVSAIRFRADQVVIGIAINLLAIGLTRFFLRLAFGSSSNSPRVAGFGAEQAGSGFLALVSNPMIWLGLLAIPVVAWLLYRTPFGLRIRAVGEHPAAAISVGVPITRIRYGAVLLSGILAGLGGVYLVLDQHQFTDQMTAGRGFIALAATIFGRWDPMRVGIACLLFAAAETLQIQLQGAQLVPSQFVEMIPYVLTIVALAGVVGRAVPPAALGKVAGE; the protein is encoded by the coding sequence ATGGCGGCGCTTCTCTTTCTCGCGCAGACGCTGCGCATTGCAATCCCGTATCTCTTCGCCGCTGCCGGCGGCGTGGTCACCGAGCGAGTGGGACTCATTGGACTGACGCTCGAGGGATACATGCTCGGTGGCGCATTCGCCGCGGCCTTGGGCAGCTACTACGGGCACAGCGCCTGGCTCGGGGTGCTCGCGGGCATTGGAGGCGGCGCCGCGCTCGCGCTCCTGTATGGCGTGAGCGCGATTCGTTTCCGGGCCGACCAGGTAGTGATCGGGATCGCGATCAACCTGCTGGCGATTGGCCTCACGCGATTCTTCCTGCGACTTGCTTTCGGGAGCTCGTCGAATTCGCCACGCGTCGCGGGATTCGGCGCAGAGCAGGCGGGCAGTGGCTTTCTCGCGCTCGTCAGTAATCCCATGATCTGGCTCGGACTGCTCGCGATTCCAGTGGTAGCGTGGCTGCTGTATCGAACGCCGTTCGGGCTACGTATCCGCGCCGTAGGAGAGCATCCGGCGGCAGCAATCTCGGTGGGCGTGCCGATCACGCGCATCCGGTACGGCGCGGTGTTGCTCTCGGGAATCCTTGCAGGGCTCGGGGGAGTTTATCTGGTGCTCGACCAGCACCAGTTCACCGACCAGATGACCGCCGGCCGTGGCTTCATCGCACTCGCCGCTACGATTTTTGGACGGTGGGACCCGATGCGGGTCGGCATCGCGTGCTTGCTATTCGCGGCCGCGGAGACGCTTCAGATTCAACTGCAGGGAGCGCAGCTCGTGCCGTCACAGTTCGTCGAGATGATTCCTTATGTGTTGACGATCGTTGCGCTCGCGGGCGTGGTGGGCAGAGCAGTTCCGCCGGCGGCATTGGGGAAAGTGGCCGGAGAATAG
- a CDS encoding MFS transporter: MGKLVVLMITAFVDMVGLLMIIPLLPFYARDLGANGLIVGLLFSSFSVAQLITAPVWGRFSDRYGRRPALLVGLTASAIAYVVFAYANTLWLLFLSRLVQGAGGGTVSVIQAYVADAVKPEDRAKGLGWLSAATNAGVALGPVLGTVTSSLGGSGPGLAAAALCVLNIAFAWHFLSESRDMAEAKTVPTTRARSFEALTRVVTHSSEPASRLIWIYAIAIGAFRGVNAILALFLAVRFGVTKNTIGYFFTYIALISVLTRAAILGRAVDRYGEARLSRFGSMLLAIGLAAIAFMYPLRDPASLAHNLHLSVSFVRVLPFLPLALAVALLPLGTAFTFPCVTAMLSRVTPSNERGLYMGLQQTYGGVANALFPALAGLAFDRFIELPFLASAALVAGTIYLGIGLERNIRPKATPQTAAPAA, encoded by the coding sequence ATGGGTAAGCTCGTCGTTTTGATGATCACGGCGTTCGTGGACATGGTGGGGCTGTTGATGATCATCCCCCTCCTGCCCTTCTACGCCAGAGACCTTGGGGCCAACGGCTTGATCGTTGGCCTCCTCTTTTCTTCCTTTTCTGTAGCCCAGCTGATAACGGCGCCTGTGTGGGGCCGCTTCTCCGATCGCTATGGCCGGCGGCCGGCACTTCTCGTTGGACTGACAGCATCCGCGATCGCCTATGTCGTGTTCGCCTACGCGAACACTCTATGGCTCCTGTTCCTATCGCGTCTCGTTCAGGGCGCCGGCGGCGGCACTGTCAGTGTCATCCAGGCCTACGTCGCCGATGCGGTGAAGCCCGAGGACCGGGCGAAGGGCTTGGGGTGGCTCTCGGCGGCGACGAACGCCGGCGTCGCGTTGGGCCCGGTGCTTGGCACAGTAACCAGCAGCCTGGGAGGAAGTGGACCTGGGCTCGCCGCAGCTGCGCTGTGTGTTCTCAATATCGCCTTTGCGTGGCATTTCCTCTCGGAGTCACGCGACATGGCGGAAGCCAAGACCGTCCCCACCACTCGGGCGCGGTCCTTCGAGGCGCTCACGCGCGTGGTGACGCATTCCAGCGAGCCGGCCTCCCGATTGATCTGGATTTACGCGATCGCAATCGGTGCCTTTCGCGGCGTGAATGCGATCCTCGCTCTCTTTCTCGCGGTGCGCTTCGGCGTGACGAAGAACACGATCGGTTACTTCTTCACGTACATCGCGCTGATTTCGGTGCTCACCCGTGCTGCGATTCTTGGCCGGGCGGTCGATCGCTACGGCGAAGCGCGGCTGTCGCGGTTCGGATCGATGTTGCTGGCCATCGGCCTCGCGGCGATTGCGTTCATGTACCCGCTCCGTGACCCGGCATCGCTGGCGCACAATCTTCACCTCTCGGTGTCATTCGTCAGGGTGCTGCCATTCTTACCGCTCGCGCTCGCGGTAGCACTGCTGCCGCTCGGTACCGCATTCACCTTCCCGTGCGTGACAGCGATGCTATCGCGCGTGACGCCAAGCAACGAACGCGGACTGTACATGGGGCTCCAGCAGACATACGGCGGAGTCGCCAACGCACTCTTCCCCGCTCTGGCTGGCCTCGCCTTCGATCGGTTCATCGAGCTGCCCTTCCTCGCCTCTGCTGCGCTGGTTGCGGGAACCATCTACCTTGGCATCGGGCTGGAGCGAAACATCCGCCCCAAAGCGACGCCTCAGACTGCGGCGCCCGCGGCATAG
- a CDS encoding ANTAR domain-containing protein: protein MSETAKIRVLIAEDDDNARSLLVELLATLGHTVVSEVATGREAYESARDVVPDVVLLDVHMPDGSGIEAAERITQNIPGVAVVLFSGDQSLTLSDRDVTATAAIAFLPKPAPPRVLDSTIRLAATRAKELLNARKDAEAAKQALENRKTIERAKGILMRRTGSSEQEAYRILQRTSQDRSVPMVEIAKAVLASEPGLHDTAKG from the coding sequence ATGAGTGAAACCGCAAAGATTCGCGTCCTGATCGCCGAGGATGACGACAACGCACGATCTCTGCTCGTGGAGCTTCTCGCCACGCTCGGCCACACCGTCGTATCGGAAGTGGCGACGGGGCGCGAAGCGTACGAGAGCGCGAGAGATGTCGTGCCGGATGTCGTGCTACTCGACGTCCACATGCCCGATGGTTCGGGCATCGAAGCCGCGGAGCGGATAACGCAGAACATTCCCGGCGTCGCCGTGGTCCTTTTCAGCGGCGATCAGTCGCTCACGCTGAGCGACCGGGATGTCACCGCGACCGCCGCGATTGCCTTTCTTCCGAAACCCGCGCCGCCGCGCGTACTCGATTCGACGATTCGACTCGCCGCCACTCGCGCGAAAGAGTTGTTGAACGCGCGCAAGGACGCCGAGGCTGCGAAGCAGGCACTGGAAAACCGCAAGACAATCGAGCGCGCGAAGGGAATTCTGATGCGCCGCACCGGTTCGTCCGAGCAGGAGGCCTACCGCATCTTGCAGCGCACCAGTCAGGATCGCTCTGTGCCGATGGTCGAGATCGCGAAGGCCGTGCTCGCGAGTGAGCCGGGCCTGCACGACACGGCCAAGGGATGA